One Nostoc punctiforme PCC 73102 DNA window includes the following coding sequences:
- a CDS encoding GH25 family lysozyme, protein MLGIDVADQDGRVDWTAVKNSGKTFAFVKATEGVSIKDSAFVHHWQTMKTVGIIRGAYHFFHPHTSDPVQQAQEFLKTLGKLEPGDLPPVLDVEVTDKVNSQAVISAAKLWLAEVEKAFFQQTKKAIKPIIYTFPSFWTELGNPSDFASYPLWIAHYGTQNPSIPGAWQGQYLIHQYEGDISGVAGVSGRADLNRFNGLQLGDSGLRVKQLQQQLKDIGLYTDAIDGKFSESVKNAIVSFQTSKKLQADGIVGIKTWVALLWI, encoded by the coding sequence ATGCTAGGAATTGATGTTGCCGATCAAGACGGCAGAGTAGATTGGACGGCTGTAAAAAACTCTGGTAAAACCTTCGCGTTTGTCAAAGCCACAGAAGGAGTTAGCATTAAAGACTCTGCTTTTGTTCATCATTGGCAGACTATGAAAACGGTTGGTATTATTCGGGGTGCTTATCATTTCTTTCATCCCCATACATCTGACCCAGTTCAGCAAGCGCAGGAATTCTTAAAAACGTTGGGGAAATTAGAACCAGGAGACTTACCACCAGTTCTGGATGTAGAGGTAACTGACAAAGTAAATAGTCAAGCTGTAATTAGTGCAGCTAAACTGTGGTTAGCAGAGGTGGAAAAAGCCTTTTTCCAACAAACAAAAAAAGCAATTAAACCAATTATTTATACCTTCCCCAGTTTCTGGACAGAACTTGGCAATCCATCTGATTTTGCGAGTTATCCCTTATGGATTGCCCACTACGGAACCCAGAACCCAAGTATTCCTGGCGCTTGGCAGGGACAATACCTAATCCATCAATATGAAGGTGATATCTCTGGTGTCGCTGGTGTTAGTGGTCGAGCCGATTTGAATAGATTTAATGGTTTACAGCTAGGAGATTCTGGGCTAAGGGTCAAACAATTACAACAGCAATTAAAAGATATTGGATTATATACTGATGCCATTGATGGGAAGTTTTCTGAGTCAGTTAAGAATGCAATTGTTAGTTTCCAAACATCTAAGAAATTGCAAGCTGATGGAATTGTCGGTATAAAAACTTGGGTAGCTTTGCTGTGGATTTAG
- a CDS encoding RsmB/NOP family class I SAM-dependent RNA methyltransferase: protein MEKPSNLLLKVSRRLFANLDEQEKFIEALMNPQPFLPSILWCKEKLNISPLPVETPIYWQPQFTDRLSLGEKPGQHPLHQQGYFYCLDFSSIFAATTLLAIPQSVRLVFDMCAAPGGKSIFAWKALQPELLISNEVIGKRLGMLISNLKRCQISPSAVVNRDSSIFAEMFPYFSNLVIVDAPCTGQSLLAKGEKAPGCFHPTAINKSANRQKRIIANSAKLVSSQGYLAYMTCTYSPEENEQVCEWFLERFPQFQAMEISNLTKYQSHLTTIPCYRMFPQDRLGAGAFTVLFKNTNENEDDQKEVDLNAISSLYIYQNPKKSS, encoded by the coding sequence ATGGAAAAACCTTCTAATTTATTACTTAAAGTCTCACGGCGTTTGTTCGCTAATCTAGATGAACAAGAAAAATTTATTGAGGCTTTAATGAATCCTCAGCCTTTCTTACCTAGTATTCTTTGGTGTAAAGAAAAACTAAATATTTCACCTTTACCAGTGGAAACACCAATCTATTGGCAACCACAATTTACTGACCGTTTATCCTTGGGAGAAAAGCCCGGTCAGCATCCCTTGCATCAACAAGGATATTTCTATTGTTTAGATTTCTCTTCGATATTTGCAGCTACTACTTTGTTAGCAATTCCTCAGTCAGTGCGTTTAGTTTTTGATATGTGTGCCGCGCCAGGAGGTAAAAGTATCTTTGCTTGGAAAGCTTTGCAACCTGAATTACTCATCAGTAATGAAGTAATTGGCAAACGTCTAGGAATGCTAATTTCTAATTTGAAGCGTTGCCAGATTAGCCCTAGTGCAGTAGTTAATAGAGATTCGAGTATATTTGCCGAAATGTTTCCCTATTTTAGCAATTTAGTAATAGTAGATGCTCCTTGCACTGGGCAATCTTTACTGGCTAAAGGTGAAAAAGCACCCGGATGTTTTCACCCAACTGCTATTAACAAAAGTGCAAATCGCCAAAAGCGGATTATAGCTAACTCTGCTAAACTTGTTTCATCACAAGGTTATTTAGCTTATATGACTTGCACATATTCGCCCGAAGAAAATGAGCAAGTTTGCGAATGGTTTTTGGAACGCTTTCCCCAGTTTCAGGCGATGGAAATTAGTAATTTAACTAAATATCAGTCCCATTTAACTACAATACCTTGTTATCGGATGTTTCCTCAAGATAGGTTAGGTGCTGGTGCGTTTACAGTTCTATTTAAAAATACTAATGAAAATGAAGATGACCAGAAAGAAGTAGATTTAAATGCAATATCTTCGCTGTATATCTACCAGAATCCGAAAAAGTCAAGTTAA
- the pip gene encoding prolyl aminopeptidase: MRELYPAIEPYREGSLQVSDLHTIHFEESGNPQGQPMILLHGGPGGGCPPFYRQYFHPEKWRIVMFDQRGCGQSKPHAELRENTTWDLVSDIEKLRQHLEIEKWAVFGGSWGSTLSLAYSQTHPSCCTALILRGIFMLRQKELRWFYQEGASYIFPDAWEAYVEPIAIAERDDMIAAYYKRLTSPDLEIQLAAARAWSIWEASTSRLFLDPELMQKFGESEFASAFARIECHYFMNKGFLETEDQLLLNVDRIRHIPAVIVQGRYDVVCPMISAWELHRAWPEAEFIVVSDAGHSMSEPGIRSALIEATDNI; encoded by the coding sequence ATGCGAGAACTTTACCCAGCGATCGAGCCTTACCGAGAAGGTAGTTTACAGGTTTCCGACCTACATACCATTCATTTTGAAGAGTCAGGAAATCCCCAAGGTCAACCCATGATTTTGCTGCATGGTGGGCCTGGTGGTGGGTGTCCACCTTTTTATCGGCAATATTTCCACCCAGAAAAATGGCGGATAGTGATGTTTGACCAGCGTGGTTGTGGTCAAAGTAAGCCCCATGCTGAATTACGAGAAAACACCACTTGGGATTTAGTCAGTGATATCGAAAAACTGCGCCAACATTTAGAGATAGAAAAGTGGGCGGTTTTCGGTGGTAGCTGGGGTAGCACTTTATCATTGGCCTATAGCCAAACCCATCCTTCTTGCTGCACGGCATTAATTCTCCGTGGTATTTTTATGCTGAGGCAAAAAGAGTTGCGATGGTTTTACCAAGAGGGTGCTAGCTATATTTTTCCTGATGCTTGGGAAGCTTATGTCGAACCAATTGCGATCGCAGAACGTGATGATATGATCGCAGCATATTACAAACGCTTGACCAGTCCCGATTTAGAAATTCAATTAGCAGCGGCGCGTGCTTGGTCAATTTGGGAAGCTAGTACAAGTAGACTTTTTTTAGACCCAGAACTCATGCAAAAGTTTGGCGAGAGCGAATTTGCTTCAGCTTTCGCACGTATTGAATGCCATTACTTTATGAATAAGGGCTTTCTTGAAACAGAAGATCAATTACTCTTAAATGTAGACCGTATCCGCCATATTCCGGCTGTAATTGTTCAGGGGCGCTATGATGTAGTCTGCCCAATGATATCAGCTTGGGAATTACATCGAGCTTGGCCAGAAGCAGAATTTATAGTGGTTTCTGATGCTGGGCATTCGATGAGTGAACCAGGAATTCGTAGTGCTTTGATTGAAGCAACAGATAATATTTAA
- a CDS encoding NUDIX hydrolase, translating to MSRKVSKVFKQSGVIPYRVNNGKVEILLITTRNFQHWVIPKGDIPDGMSPPASAAKEAWEEAGVIGQVDTNELGTYKYRKGGKSYRVKMYLLPVEMLSEDYPEASKRKRQWVEVTTAIRWVKFSSLKRILKGFFQVKSHFCAFQDTSHI from the coding sequence ATGAGTAGAAAAGTTAGCAAAGTGTTTAAACAGTCTGGGGTGATTCCTTATAGAGTGAACAATGGCAAAGTTGAAATCTTGCTAATCACAACCCGTAACTTTCAACACTGGGTGATTCCAAAAGGAGATATTCCTGATGGCATGAGTCCACCCGCTTCAGCAGCCAAAGAAGCTTGGGAAGAAGCAGGGGTAATTGGGCAGGTAGACACCAATGAACTGGGCACTTACAAGTACCGCAAAGGAGGCAAAAGTTATCGTGTCAAGATGTATTTGTTACCAGTTGAGATGCTAAGTGAAGATTATCCAGAAGCAAGTAAAAGAAAACGGCAGTGGGTAGAAGTGACTACGGCTATCAGGTGGGTTAAGTTTAGTTCACTCAAACGAATTCTTAAAGGTTTTTTCCAGGTTAAATCTCACTTTTGTGCATTTCAAGATACTAGTCATATATAG
- a CDS encoding YciI family protein, producing MPWFVKIEEGKVDKPTFDQYVPAHKAYIQDLIAKGHKARTGYWAEQRGGMLLFEAASKEEAEAIVADDPLVKHGCVNYQLYEWRIVME from the coding sequence ATGCCGTGGTTTGTCAAAATTGAAGAAGGGAAAGTAGATAAACCTACCTTTGACCAATATGTGCCTGCCCACAAAGCCTACATCCAGGATTTGATTGCTAAAGGACACAAAGCACGAACAGGCTATTGGGCAGAACAAAGAGGCGGAATGTTGCTGTTTGAAGCAGCCTCTAAGGAGGAAGCAGAGGCAATTGTCGCTGATGACCCGTTGGTAAAACACGGCTGCGTCAACTATCAACTTTACGAATGGCGAATTGTTATGGAATAA
- a CDS encoding phasin family protein: protein MAGFGDIVQKAFYLGVGLASYAGEKAGGKLAQVRSQVQKLADEMVAKGEMNTEEARRFVEEMMKQAQQAQPSAETSEKTPPSEPRRIEILEEDEEPTVKEGVSDENVDKLRQEVLNLQNELKRLQRDQ from the coding sequence ATGGCTGGTTTTGGAGATATTGTTCAAAAAGCTTTTTACCTCGGTGTTGGATTAGCTTCTTACGCAGGTGAGAAAGCAGGGGGGAAATTAGCCCAAGTGCGATCGCAAGTCCAAAAACTGGCAGATGAAATGGTGGCAAAGGGCGAAATGAACACAGAAGAAGCCCGCCGCTTCGTTGAGGAAATGATGAAGCAAGCCCAACAAGCCCAACCGTCTGCTGAAACCTCCGAAAAAACACCTCCTTCGGAACCTCGCCGCATTGAAATTTTAGAGGAAGATGAAGAACCAACGGTGAAAGAGGGAGTAAGTGATGAGAATGTGGATAAATTGCGTCAAGAAGTGCTAAACCTGCAAAACGAGTTAAAACGATTGCAAAGAGATCAATAA
- a CDS encoding DUF4232 domain-containing protein — protein sequence MRILIMESSMLLLLTAVTTGCVSSPSVTKQPQALPAITEQPTKATVLTSTPTPTAKTTENSTPQPTIATNLTRCETSQLSVRRVSEDAGVGNVAVTYAFTNNASSPCTLYGYPGLALLDAKDRPLQGIKVIRSKDTYFSSQQPRQQVTLAPGKQASFQIAYNHISSPQENCPISNKIEITPPNAYQHLTVTEEIKPCTGKVRVTPVRAVL from the coding sequence ATGCGAATTCTAATTATGGAAAGCAGTATGTTGTTGCTTCTGACTGCGGTGACAACAGGCTGTGTCAGTTCTCCCTCTGTTACAAAACAGCCACAAGCCTTACCAGCAATCACTGAACAGCCGACGAAAGCAACTGTGTTGACCTCGACACCTACACCGACTGCAAAAACTACAGAAAATTCTACCCCTCAACCCACTATTGCTACGAATCTGACGCGCTGTGAAACTAGCCAATTATCGGTGCGCCGAGTCTCCGAAGATGCTGGCGTTGGGAATGTTGCCGTCACCTATGCCTTCACCAATAACGCCTCATCCCCTTGCACCCTCTACGGTTATCCGGGATTGGCACTACTGGATGCAAAAGATCGACCTTTGCAGGGGATTAAAGTTATTCGCTCCAAAGACACTTACTTTTCGAGTCAGCAACCTCGACAACAAGTAACTCTAGCTCCTGGAAAACAAGCCTCATTTCAAATAGCATACAATCACATTAGTTCGCCCCAAGAAAACTGCCCAATTTCTAATAAGATTGAAATCACGCCTCCGAACGCTTACCAACACCTTACCGTCACAGAAGAAATCAAGCCTTGTACAGGCAAAGTCAGAGTGACACCAGTACGAGCAGTCTTGTAA